The Streptomyces laurentii region CTTCGCGTCCACCGTCGGCCTGCTCGTCGGCTTCGCGTCGATCCTCACCCACCTGACGACGGCCGAGTCCGCCGCGGTCTGCGCCCCCTTCGCGATCGGGGCGCTCGCCTTCCTGCCGGGCCTGTCCACCCGCTTCGCGCGCCTGCCGATCGGCTTCGAGCCGCCCCGCAGCAGCGTCGGCGGCGGATACGGCACCGAGACCGAGCCGCAGGGACCGGTCGACGCCGTCCGGATCGCCGCCCAGGCCCGCCGCGGCCACGAGCTCCTGGTCGGCCTGGTCGGCGGCTGCGCGCTCGTCGCCGTCGCCGCCGCGGCCGTCCTCGGCTTCTCCGACAACGTCTGGGGCCAGCTCCTCGCCCTGTCGACCGGCGTCGCGATGCTGATGCGCGCCCACCTGTTCCGCTACACCGCGCAGGTCGGCTGCGCGCTCGCGGCCGGCCTCGGCGCGCTGGTCCTGCTCGGCCTCGGCCTGTGCCTGAACCCGCCCGTGGACCTCCTCCAGGCCGCCCTCAAGGGCGACGGGACGGCCCTCGACATCCGTACGGTCTGGCTCTCCGCCGCGATCGCGGGCGTCGCCGCGCTGCTCACCGCCATCGGCCTGATCGTGCCGCGCAAGGGCGTCACCCCGTTCTGGGGCCGCTTCCTGGAGGTCGCGGAGACGTTCGTGCTGCTCACGCTGCTGCCGCTGTGCCTGGCGGTCTTCGACGTCTACCACTCCATCCGGGCTCTCACGTCCTGATCAAATGGGCGCGCTCGTGTCCTGAATGCCCTGGTAGACTCGTCGGCGGCCGTTCGTGTACGCGCTCTCGGAGACCTCGGGTCTCGGGGAGCGGCGCTCACCGGCCCCTCGCCCACGAGTCATGGAAGCCCCCCTGAGATGCAGACCAGGGGCACTCGCGGGCGCACGAACACTATCGAGGAGAACCGCGTGGCTCTCGACACCGCTGTCAAGAAGCAGATCATGGCCGAGTTCGGCACCAAGGAGGGCGACACCGGCTCCCCCGAGGTCCAGGTCGCGATGCTGTCCCGCCGCATCTCTGACCTGACCGAGCACCTCAAGGCTCACAAGCACGACCACCACTCCCGTCGTGGTCTGCTGATCCTGGTCGGTCAGCGTCGCCGCCTGCTGCAGTACCTGGCCAAGAAGGACATCCAGCGCTTCCGTACGCTGGTCGACCGCCTCGGCATCCGCCGTGGTGCGGCCGGCGGCGCCAAGTAAGACGCCGTGAAGGGAGCGGTTCCCACTTTCAGGGGGCCGCTCCCTTTGCTGTACGTGCGCGAGGGTGGCATGGCCACATAGTCTGGTCATGACACACCCCGCACCACCGCCACATCACCGCGCGAGAAGCAGCCGGGCCGCCCGCCGGTCCTCGGTAGTGGCCCCCGGACACCGATCCGGGAGCTTCGATCGAAGACCGGCCCGCCAACACAGTGCTTCTCCCGCACCGTCCCCGCGCCACACGGGCCCGCGGACGCAAAGACGAAACGCAAAGACGAAACGTAGGAGAAACCGCTAGTGGAGAACGAGACCCACTACACCGAGGCCGTCATCGACAACGGCTCCTTCGGTACCCGCACGATCCGCTTCGAGACGGGCCGTCTGGCCCGTCAGGCCGCCGGCTCCGCCGTCGCCTACCTCGACGACGACACCATGGTGCTCTCGGCGACCAGCGCGTCGAAGAAGCCCAAGGACCAGCTCGACTTCTTCCCTCTGACGGTGGACGTCGAGGAGCGGATGTACGCCGCCGGCAAGATCCCCGGCTCCTTCTTCCGCCGTGAGGGCCGCCCCTCCGAGGACGCCATCCTCACCTGCCGCCTGATCGACCGCCCGCTGCGCCCGTCCTTCAAGAAGGGCCTGCGCAACGAGATCCAGGTCGTCGCCACGATCATGGCGCTCAACCCCGACCACCTGTACGACGTCGTCGCGATCAACGCCGCGTCCGCGTCCACCCAGCTGGCCGGCCTGCCCTTCTCCGGCCCGATCGGCGGCGTCCGCGTCGCGCTGATCAAGGGCCAGTGGGTCGCCTTCCCGACGCACACCGAGCTCGAGGACGCCGTCTTCGACATGGTCGTCGCGGGTCGCGCCCTGGAGGACGGCGACGTCGCGATCATGATGGTCGAGGCCGAGGCCACCGAGCAGACCATCCAGCTCGTCAAGGGCGGCGCCGAGGCGCCGACCGAGGAGATCGTCGCCGCGGGCCTCGAGGCCGCGAAGCCGTTCATCAAGGTCCTGTGCAAGGCCCAGGCCGACCTCGCCGCCAAGGCCGCCAAGCCCGAGGCCGAGTTCCCGATCTTCCTGGACTACCAGGACGACGTGTACGCCGCCCTCGCCGACGCCGTCCGCGGTGAGCTCGCCCAGGCGCTCACCATCGCCGGCAAGCAGGACCGCGAGGCCGAGCTGGACCGCGTCAAGGAGCTGGCCGCCGAGAAGCTCCTCCCGGCCTTCGAGGGCCGCGAGAAGGAGATCTCCGCCGCGTACCGCTCCCTGACCAAGGCCCTGGTCCGCGAGCGCGTCATCAAGGACAAGGTCCGCATCGACGGCCGTGGCGTCACGGACATCCGTACGCTCGCCGCCGAGGTCGAGGCCATCCCGCGCGTGCACGGCTCCGCCCTGTTCGAGCGTGGCGAGACCCAGATCCTGGGCGTCACCACCCTCAACATGCTCCGCATGGAGCAGCAGCTGGACACCCTCTCCCCGGTGACCCGCAAGCGCTACATGCACAACTACAACTTCCCGCCGTACTCGGTCGGCGAGACGGGCCGCGTCGGTTCGCCGAAGCGCCGCGAGATCGGCCACGGCGCGCTCGCCGAGCGCGCGATCGTGCCGGTCCTGCCGACCCGCGAGGAGTTCCCCTACGCGATCCGTCAGGTGTCCGAGGCCCTCGGCTCCAACGGTTCGACGTCCATGGGCTCGGTCTGCGCCTCCACCATGTCGCTGCTGAACGCCGGTGTGCCGCTCAAGGCCCCCGTCGCCGGTATCGCCATGGGGCTGATCTCCCAGGAGATCAACGGCGAGACGCACTACGTCGCCCTCACCGACATCCTCGGTGCGGAGGACGCCTTCGGCGACATGGACTTCAAGGTCGCCGGTACGAAGGAGTTCGTCACCGCCCTCCAGCTCGACACCAAGCTGGACGGCATCCCGGCCTCCGTCCTGGCCGCGGCCCTCAAGCAGGCCCGCGACGCCCGCCTCCACATCCTCGACGTGATGATGGAAGCGATCGACACGCCGGACGAGATGTCCCCGAACGCCCCGCGGATCATCACCGTCAAGATCCCCGTGGACAAGATCGGCGAGGTCATCGGCCCCAAGGGCAAGATGATCAACCAGATCCAGGAGGACACCGGCGCCGAGATCACGATCGAGGACGACGGCACCATCTACATCGGTGCCTCCGACGGCCCGGCCGCCGAGGCCGCCCGCGCCACGATCAACGGCATCGCCAACCCGACCATGCCGGAGGTCGGCGAGCGCTACCTGGGTACGGTCGTCAAGACCACCACCTTCGGTGCCTTCGTCTCCCTGCTCCCGGGCAAGGACGGCCTGCTGCACATCTCGCAGATCCGCAAGCTCGCCGGTGGCAAGCGCGTGGAGAACGTCGAGGACGTGCTCGCGATCGGCTCCAAGGTCCAGGTCGAGATCGCCGAGATCGACCAGCGCGGCAAGCTCTCCCTCATCCCCGTGATCGAGGGCGAGGACGCCGAGAAGGACGCCACCGACCAGTGACGTTCCGCAGTCCCGCGACGACGGCCCGCCCCTCCACCGAGGGGCGGGCCGTCGCCCGTACCCAAACGCTTCTGCCGGGCAAGGACGGCGTCGGCACAGTCCGTCGCACCACCCTCCCCGGCGGTCTCCGCATCGTCACCGAGACCCTGCCCTCCGTGCGCTCCGCTACGTTCGGTATCTGGGCGAATGTCGGTTCCCGGGACGAGACCCCGACCCTCAACGGCGCCACCCACTACCTGGAGCACCTCCTCTTCAAGGGCACCGCCAAGCGGTCCGCCCTCGACATCTCCGCCGCGATCGACGCGGTCGGCGGCGAGATGAACGCCTTCACGGCGAAGGAGTTCACCTGCTACTACGCCCGGGTCCTCGACACCGACCTGCCGCTGGCGATCGACGTCGTCTGCGACATGCTCACCGGCTCGCTCATCCTCGACTCCGACGTGGACGCCGAACGCGGCGTCATCCTGG contains the following coding sequences:
- a CDS encoding secretion protein snm4 (KEGG: sgr:SGR_1785 hypothetical protein; TIGRFAM: secretion protein snm4; PFAM: protein of unknown function DUF571;~WXG100 protein secretion system (Wss), protein YukD; pfam08817;~identified by MetaGeneAnnotator; putative;~secretion protein snm4 [Streptomyces flavogriseus ATCC33331]) codes for the protein MFQGGTGFCRVTVVAPDGRVDVALPEDIALADLYPEILRLSGQTPAPGAPVGYHLVRRDGTVLDGGRSLASQRILDGELLSLRPFAESLPPAVFDDVSDAVASAVSRDRTLWSDALMRGAGLFGGAILLTLLAFVLWSSEPRHDMHGLPGILAAVTAVLLLALAAVRARVYDDRDSSVALGMGAMANAAVAGAGLLPLADGQGIGKLQFLLACAAVLVCAVILTVVSPRGDGPFVAFVFASTVGLLVGFASILTHLTTAESAAVCAPFAIGALAFLPGLSTRFARLPIGFEPPRSSVGGGYGTETEPQGPVDAVRIAAQARRGHELLVGLVGGCALVAVAAAAVLGFSDNVWGQLLALSTGVAMLMRAHLFRYTAQVGCALAAGLGALVLLGLGLCLNPPVDLLQAALKGDGTALDIRTVWLSAAIAGVAALLTAIGLIVPRKGVTPFWGRFLEVAETFVLLTLLPLCLAVFDVYHSIRALTS
- a CDS encoding 30S ribosomal protein S15 (16S/18S rRNA binding site [nucleotide binding];~25S rRNA binding site [nucleotide binding];~30S ribosomal protein S15 [Streptomyces albus J1074];~Ribosomal protein S15 (prokaryotic)_S13 (eukaryotic) binds the central domain of 16S rRNA and is required for assembly of the small ribosomal subunit and for intersubunit association, thus representing a key element in the assembly of the whole ribosome; cd00353;~S13e-L30e interaction site [polypeptide binding];~identified by MetaGeneAnnotator; putative), which codes for MQTRGTRGRTNTIEENRVALDTAVKKQIMAEFGTKEGDTGSPEVQVAMLSRRISDLTEHLKAHKHDHHSRRGLLILVGQRRRLLQYLAKKDIQRFRTLVDRLGIRRGAAGGAK
- a CDS encoding guanosine pentaphosphate synthetase I/polyribonucleotide nucleotidyltransferase (G-X-X-G motif;~Polynucleotide phosphorylase (PNPase) K homology RNA-binding domain (KH). PNPase isa polyribonucleotide nucleotidyl transferase that degrades mRNA in prokaryotes and plant chloroplasts. The C-terminal region of PNPase contains domains homologous to...; cd02393;~Polyribonucleotide nucleotidyltransferase, RNA binding domain; pfam03726;~Polyribonucleotide nucleotidyltransferase, repeat 2; cd11364;~RNA binding site [nucleotide binding];~RNase E interface [polypeptide binding];~RNase PH-like 3'-5' exoribonucleases; cl03114;~S1_PNPase: Polynucleotide phosphorylase (PNPase), ), S1-like RNA-binding domain. PNPase is a polyribonucleotide nucleotidyl transferase that degrades mRNA. It isa trimeric multidomain protein. The C-terminus contains the S1 domain which binds ssRNA; cd04472;~SMART: KH domain protein; TIGRFAM: guanosine pentaphosphate synthetase I/polyribonucleotide nucleotidyltransferase; polyribonucleotide nucleotidyltransferase; KEGG: guanosine pentaphosphate synthetase I/polyribonucleotide nucleotidyltransferase; PFAM: 3' exoribonuclease; Exoribonuclease, phosphorolytic domain 2; Polynucleotide phosphorylase, phosphorolytic RNA-binding, bacterial/organelle-type; K Homology, type 1, subgroup; RNA binding S1 domain protein;~domain interface;~guanosine pentaphosphate synthetase I/polynucleotide phosphorylase; TIGR02696;~guanosine pentaphosphate synthetase I/polyribonucleotide nucleotidyltransferase [Cellulomonas flavigena DSM 20109];~identified by MetaGeneAnnotator; putative;~oligomer interface [polypeptide binding];~putative nucleic acid binding region [nucleotide binding];~trimer interface [polypeptide binding];~type strain of Cellulomonas flavigena), producing the protein MENETHYTEAVIDNGSFGTRTIRFETGRLARQAAGSAVAYLDDDTMVLSATSASKKPKDQLDFFPLTVDVEERMYAAGKIPGSFFRREGRPSEDAILTCRLIDRPLRPSFKKGLRNEIQVVATIMALNPDHLYDVVAINAASASTQLAGLPFSGPIGGVRVALIKGQWVAFPTHTELEDAVFDMVVAGRALEDGDVAIMMVEAEATEQTIQLVKGGAEAPTEEIVAAGLEAAKPFIKVLCKAQADLAAKAAKPEAEFPIFLDYQDDVYAALADAVRGELAQALTIAGKQDREAELDRVKELAAEKLLPAFEGREKEISAAYRSLTKALVRERVIKDKVRIDGRGVTDIRTLAAEVEAIPRVHGSALFERGETQILGVTTLNMLRMEQQLDTLSPVTRKRYMHNYNFPPYSVGETGRVGSPKRREIGHGALAERAIVPVLPTREEFPYAIRQVSEALGSNGSTSMGSVCASTMSLLNAGVPLKAPVAGIAMGLISQEINGETHYVALTDILGAEDAFGDMDFKVAGTKEFVTALQLDTKLDGIPASVLAAALKQARDARLHILDVMMEAIDTPDEMSPNAPRIITVKIPVDKIGEVIGPKGKMINQIQEDTGAEITIEDDGTIYIGASDGPAAEAARATINGIANPTMPEVGERYLGTVVKTTTFGAFVSLLPGKDGLLHISQIRKLAGGKRVENVEDVLAIGSKVQVEIAEIDQRGKLSLIPVIEGEDAEKDATDQ